One genomic window of Ziziphus jujuba cultivar Dongzao chromosome 4, ASM3175591v1 includes the following:
- the LOC107417230 gene encoding ras-related protein Rab11D gives MAGYKAEDEYDYLFKLVLIGDSGVGKSNLLSRFTRNEFNLESKSTIGVEFATKSLKIDGKVIKAQIWDTAGQERYRAITSAYYRGAVGALLVYDVTRRSTFENVGRWLKELRDHTDPNIVVMLIGNKSDLRHLVAVSTEDGKSFAEKESLCFMETSALEATNVENAFSEALTQIYRIVSKRAVEAGDNGNTSAVPSKGQTINVKDDSSVLKRLGCCSS, from the exons atggcTGGGTATAAAGCTGAAGATGAGTATGATTATCTGTTCAAGCTTGTTTTGATTGGTGATTCTGGTGTGGGTAAGTCTAATCTGCTTTCGAGGTTTACGAGGAACGAGTTTAATCTTGAGTCCAAGTCTACTATAGGGGTGGAGTTTGCTACTAAGAGTTTGAAAATTGATGGGAAAGTCATCAAGGCTCAGATTTGGGACACTGCTGGCCAAGAGAG GTACCGTGCAATTACCAGTGCTTACTACCGAGGAGCAGTTGGTGCTTTGCTTGTGTACGATGTTACAAGGCGATCGACATTCGAAAATGTAGGCAGGTGGTTGAAGGAATTGAGAGACCACACTGATCCTAACATTGTAGTGATGCTCATTGGCAACAAATCGGATCTCCGCCACCTTGTGGCTGTCTCCACTGAGGATGGGAAATCCTTTGCAGAGAAGGAATCCCTCTGCTTCATGGAAACCTCTGCACTGGAAGCAACAAATGTGGAAAATGCATTTAGTGAAGCTTTGACTCAGATATATCGAATTGTGAGCAAGAGGGCAGTTGAAGCAGGCGACAACGGGAACACTTCTGCTGTTCCATCCAAAGGACAGACCATAAATGTGAAAGATGATTCATCTGTTCTGAAGAGACTTGGATGCTGCTCAAGCTAG
- the LOC107417217 gene encoding probable WRKY transcription factor 69, with protein MNHEFHTKTFVTDPEYPEPGSEIGPDSPSSGDDTKIITEPSPKKSKRGVQKRVVSVPIGDVEGSKSKAETHPPTDSWAWRKYGQKPIKGSPYPRGYYRCSSSKGCPARKQVERSRVDPTTLVITYAGEHNHPVPTKSHHSSYAAAAAGVGAGAVAVAMSPTDEVPAKFAPEEELAVFASQPELELSDDSAALLDQHGQHHRHHWFDDVASTALLESPICAGSSACMDAYVAVLFGEKDDEESLFADLGELPECSVVFRRRIVEPEEQNRSCSLSAVPCCGSTG; from the exons ATGAACCATGAATTTCATACCAAAACATTTGTCACTGACCCGGAATACCCTGAACCCGGGTCGGAGATTGGTCCGGACTCACCTTCCTCCGGAGATGACACCAAGATCATCACCGAACCATCAcccaaaaaaag TAAAAGAGGAGTACAGAAGAGAGTGGTTTCTGTGCCGATCGGTGACGTGGAAGGATCTAAAAGCAAAGCGGAAACACATCCACCGACGGATTCGTGGGCTTGGAGGAAATATGGCCAAAAGCCCATCAAAGGGTCTCCTTATCCCAG GGGATATTATCGATGTAGTAGTTCGAAGGGCTGCCCGGCGAGGAAGCAAGTGGAGAGAAGCCGTGTGGACCCCACAACGCTCGTAATCACCTACGCCGGCGAACACAACCACCCCGTCCCCACCAAGTCACACCACTCCTCCTACGCCGCCGCCGCCGCTGGGGTCGGTGCCGGTGCCGTAGCCGTCGCCATGTCACCAACCGACGAAGTTCCCGCCAAATTCGCACCTGAAGAGGAGCTGGCGGTCTTCGCGAGCCAACCGGAACTGGAGCTCAGCGACGACTCGGCGGCGCTGCTAGATCAGCATGGTCAGCACCATCGGCACCACTGGTTCGACGACGTGGCGTCGACGGCCTTGCTGGAGAGCCCGATCTGCGCGGGAAGCAGTGCTTGCATGGATGCCTACGTGGCGGTGTTGTTTGGAGAGAAGGACGACGAGGAATCTTTGTTCGCGGACCTCGGGGAGTTGCCGGAGTGCTCGGTGGTGTTCCGCCGGAGAATCGTGGAGCCGGAGGAACAGAATCGGAGCTGTAGCTTGAGTGCGGTTCCATGTTGCGGCAGTACAGGATAA